GGATTTTCGCTCGCCgtattcatcttcatcttccgtTGAACCGTAAGCCGTTTTCGCAGCGGCTTTCGGCTTGTTGGGTTTTGTCTCGCCgtattcatcttcatcttccctcGAACCGTAAGCCGCTTTCGCAGCCGCTTTCGGCTTGTTGGGTTTTCTCTCGCCgtattcatcttcatcttccgtCGAACCGTAAGCCGCTTTCGCAGAGGCTTTCGGCTTGTTGGGTTTTCTCTCGTCgtattcatcttcatcttccgtCGAACCGTAAGTCGCCGCCGCTTTCGCAACGGTTTTCGGCTTGTTGGATTTTCGCTCGCCgtattcatcttcatcttccgtTGAACCGTAAGCAGTTTTCGGAGCGGCTTTCGGTTTGTTGGGTTTTGTCTCGCCGTATTCATCTTCATCTCCCGTTGAACCGTAAGCAGTTTTCGGAGCGGCTTTCGGCTTGTTGGGTTTTGTCTCGCCgtattcatcttcatcttccctcGAACCGTAAGCCGCTTTCGCAGCGGCTTTCGGCTTATTGTGGTTTCTCTCGCcgtactcatcttcatcttccgtCGAACCGTAAGCTGCTTTCGCAGAGGCTTTCGGCTTGTTGGGTTTTCTCTCGTCatattcatcttcatcttccctcGAACTGTAAGCTGCTGATGATTTCGGTTTGCTGGATTTTCTCTCACCATGTCGGTCTCGATCTTCTTCGTCGCCATACTCTTCGCGAGAACCGCCGTAAGCTGGTTTTATCTGGCGATGTTGGCTTTGGTCATCTTCGTCTACGTACCCTCCTCCAGCAGGTTTCGATTTGGTCATATTTCTCTGGCGGGGTTGACTATGagctccttcttcctcctcgtaATCTTCAGAACCATGATGCCGATCCATTGATTAATTCAAAGAAAATGTAGCAGTGccttgttaatttttctgtAAGTGATGAGAAATTGAGTAGCTTGTTGGTGAATATATACGCATGCCTCTCTCGACTTTGTGAAGTACCCGTTTTCAACGGGTTATTCACAAGCAACTTCTATTTTGGGTGGTGTTAATTGATGGTTCAAttttttcttattcttcaaTTATCATAGATTGTAGAAAGCCAAATATTGGTTGGACACGGGTTTTCTCTGTCGACCACTCATTTCTGGAGAGAAACTTCGGTAGAGCAGAAAATCAGCATGTATGATCTCTCGCATTGAAATTTATACTTATGTTATGCACTAGAAGTTATACTTGCATGGAGCCGGATGGTACTTGAATACAGAGAATTTCTAATGCTACAATGTATTACAATGGTTGCATAACTTGCATTATTTGATTAAGCATGCGATGCCGTTCAGAGATTCTAGCATGTAACATAACTTGCATTGTTTCATTAGACGATTAGTGTCGCGTAGAGACTCTAACGTGTAACCGATGTGATCTCTCCGATCTTAAGATTTAGATACATCTACTGATCTACACACAAACACAGTTACTTCATTTTTTGGGAAAGAAATACATACACTGATACATATAAGGACTGGGTCCGAAACAGCACACCCCAAATCAAATgcagacactcaaacaaacttTATCTAACATCATAATTAAGTAAACAACTTAAGCCAAATTAAGTGAAAGTTCCGGAGGAATAAGCATAATTAACGTTACTTAATTAGTGATTAATTATGACGATCGTCACTTCTTCAAGAAACCCTGAGCAACCTTAAGGTAATCCCCAACCCCACCTGATccaccctcctcctcctcctcctcatcctcctttTTACTAGGTTTCTTCCTAGTCTCATGCTCTCCGCTCACCGGATAGTTCTCATCATCGTCTCTTCTGTCCTTCCCCATACTAGACTTATAAGACTCAGAAGAATTGTGACTTCCTCCTCCGCCGCTTTCACCGTCACCGCCGCTGCCGTACTTGCGGAGCATATCCTCGGCCTTACCAACATAACTCCCAAGTCCTTCTTTCTCGTCCAGCTTGCCATAGTGTGCGGCACCGCTTAAGATGTTACTAGCAGCCTCGGAAACCCTAGCTCTGTCGATATTTTCGTCGCCCCCTTTGTTCATCGAAGATTTGGCTGCTTCCGCCACAATCTTTGCACTCGACATCAGCTCACTCGTCGTCGGTGGCGCACGTCCCGGCTTCCCGTGGTGACCCTCCGTCGCGGACTTTCTCTCGCCGCCGTACTGATCTTCCTGGTCTTTGTCCCCGTAACCTCCAGACCCGTGGCGACCCTCCGTGGCGGATTTTCTCTCGCCGCCGTACTGATCTTCCTGGTCTTTGTCCCCGTAACCTCCAGACCCGTGGCGACCCTCCGTGGCGGACTTTCTCTCGCCACCGTATTGATCTTCCTGGTCTTTGTCCCCGTAACCTCCGGAAGAGAAAGCTGCTGAAAGCCGATCCATTAATGAGTGAAGAAAGGTAGAAGTGCTTTTGCTTGCGAGGAGGGTTTGCTAAAACGGGTTGAAGGTGATGATATTTAATACTGACTTGCTCTTGCTTTATGGGTGGATGGATggataattaaaaatatttatgatTGTCGGTAGGAAATAAATCTGTCGGcaagagaaatttttcagtatgaTCAGAATACGGGGTAATGTCCTGTATGCTATTATGTCAAGGATGAAATAAACAAacgtgttaaaaaattaataacttataaaagtaaaataaatcactacttatataaaaaaaacacgtGATATACGGTTTGTGTTATGATAACCACATGATTCTTGTGGCGAGAATTTTTGTGGCGGTGTCTGTTGCTGGTCACCGCGTTCAGATTTCGGTATCTTTATGGCATATTCGTGTTTCATCTTATCCTGTTTCGTATTAACATTTTGGGGAAGCGATCATTTCGGAATCTCATCCACTAAAACTGACGGATCAAGTGATATAAATTagtgaaatttgatctaacggttaaaattattataacttttaaaataaatttttgtttttaatcgttggatcaaatttcaaagatccaGATCACTTAATCTACAGATTTTGGT
The nucleotide sequence above comes from Malus sylvestris chromosome 16, drMalSylv7.2, whole genome shotgun sequence. Encoded proteins:
- the LOC126607593 gene encoding nodulin-related protein 2-like isoform X3; the encoded protein is MDRLSAAFSSGGYGDKDQEDQYGGERKSATEGRHGSGGYGDKDQEDQYGGERKSATEGHHGKPGRAPPTTSELMSSAKIVAEAAKSSMNKGGDENIDRARVSEAASNILSGAAHYGKLDEKEGLGSYVGKAEDMLRKYGSGGDGESGGGGSHNSSESYKSSMGKDRRDDDENYPVSGEHETRKKPSKKEDEEEEEEGGSGGVGDYLKVAQGFLKK
- the LOC126607593 gene encoding nodulin-related protein 2-like isoform X2, yielding MDRLSAAFSSGGYGDKDQEDQYGGERKSATEGRHGSGGYGDKDQEDQYGGERKSATEGHHGKPGRAPPTTSELMSSAKIVAEAAKSSMNKGGDENIDRARVSEAASNILSGAAHYGKLDEKEGLGSYVGKAEDMLRKYGSGGDGESGGGGSHNSSESYKSSMGKDRRDDDENYPVSGEHETRKKPSKKEDEEEEEEGGSGGVGDYLKVAQGFLKK
- the LOC126607593 gene encoding nodulin-related protein 2-like isoform X1; amino-acid sequence: MDRLSAAFSSGGYGDKDQEDQYGGERKSATEGRHGSGGYGDKDQEDQYGGERKSATEGRHGSGGYGDKDQEDQYGGERKSATEGHHGKPGRAPPTTSELMSSAKIVAEAAKSSMNKGGDENIDRARVSEAASNILSGAAHYGKLDEKEGLGSYVGKAEDMLRKYGSGGDGESGGGGSHNSSESYKSSMGKDRRDDDENYPVSGEHETRKKPSKKEDEEEEEEGGSGGVGDYLKVAQGFLKK